CGCCGCAGATCCCCGGAATGGGTCCCATGGGCAAGCCGGGCGCGTCCGCCAAGCGGGGCAAGAAGGGCGCCAAGGGCAAGAGCGGCTCGCGCTCGGGCAACCCCGCCAAGCGCGCGGCCGAGAACGCCGGCCTGGCGTCGGCGAACACCGCGGCCACCGGCTCGGGCTTCGGGCTCGGCGGTGCTCAGGGAGCGCCGAGCGAGGCAGATCTCGCAGAGATCCAGAAGCTGTTCGGCAAGGGCTGAGCGGCCCTCGGCAGGTTCAGGAACCGCCCTTCGATCCCCACGCCCCCTCCACGCATCGCTCCGCGCTGCGCGGAGCCTCCGGGCGCGTGGGCCCGGCTCAGGGACCCAGCGACAGGCTCAGGGACGCGCGTCAGCGCACGTCGTCGTCCACCCAGTCCATGGACTTCGTGACCGCCTTGCGCCACAGCCGCAGCTGACGGTCGCGCTCCTCGACGTCCAGCGCCGGCTCCCAGCGGCGGTCCTCCTGCCAGTTGGTACGGAGCTCGTCGAGATCCTTCCAGAACCCGACAGCCAGGCCCGCCGCGTAGGCGGCTCCGAGCGCGGTCGTCTCCGCCACCACGGGGCGCACGACCGGCACGCCGAGGATGTCGGCCTGGAACTGCATGAGGGCGTCGTTGGCGACCATCCCGCCGTCGACCTTCAGCTCGGCGAGCTCCACGCCGGCGTCGGCGTTCACGGCATCCAGCACGTCCCGGGTCTGGAACGCGACCGCTTCGAGCGCGGCGCGGGCGATGTGATTGCGGTTCGCGAAGCGGGTGAGCCCGACGATCGCGCCGCGCGCGTCGGGTCGCCAGTACGGCGTGAACAGCCCTGAGAAGGCCGGCACGATGTACACCCCGCCGTTGTCCTCGACCTGCGCGGCGAGCTGCTCGACCTCGGGCGCCGACGAGATCAGCCCGAGCTGGTCGCGCAGCCACTGGACAAGCGAACCGGCCACGGCGATCGAGCCCTCCAGGGCGTAGTGCGCGGGCGCATCACCCAGCTTGTAGCCGACGGTCGTGAGCAGCCCGTTCTTCGAATGGACGATCTCCTCGCCGGTGTTGACGATGAGGAAGCAGCCCGTGCCGTACGTGTTCTTGCTCTCACCGGCCGTGAAGGCGGCCTGACCGAAGGTGGCCGCCTGCTGGTCGCCGAGGATGCCGGCGATCGGGGTCTCACGCAGCAGCGACGACGTCTCGGCGGCGCCGTACACCTCCGACGAGGAGCGGATCTGCGGCATCATCGACCGCGGCACCCCGAACGCCTCGAGGATGTCGTCGCGCCATTCCAGCGTCTCCAGATCCATGAACATCGTTCGCGACGCGTTGGTGACATCGGTGGCGTGCACGCCGCCGTCGACCCCGCCGGTGAGGTTCCACAGCACCCAGGTGTCGGTCGTGCCGAACATCAGCTCACCGGCATCCGCCTTCGCCCGCGCGCCCTCGACGTGCTCCAGGATCCACGCCACCTTGGTGCCCGAGAAGTACGTCGCCAGCGGGAGCCCCACGACCGGCTTGAACCGGTCGATCCCGCCGTCGGCGGCGAGACGCTCGACGATCTCCTGCGTGCGGGTGTCCTGCCACACGATCGCATTGTGCACGGGCTCGCCGGTGCGGCGATCCCACACCACGGCCGTCTCGCGCTGGTTGGCGATCCCCACCGCGGCGATGTCGTGCCGCGTGAGGTGGGCACGCGTCAGCGCCAGCCCGATGACCTCCTGCACGTTCTGCCAGATCTCCACCGGGTCGTGCTCGACCCAGCCGGCGCGCGGCAGGATCTGCTCGTGCTCCTTCTGACCGGATGCCACGATGGTGCCCGCGCGATCGAAGATGATCGCCCGGCTGGAAGTGGTTCCCTGATCGATTGACAGGACGTAATCGGCCATGCGGTTCTCCTTCAGCGGGACGTCTGCGACCCGCGTTCTGGGACGGTGTGTCGTCAGCGGCGGGCGGGAACGGCGAGTGAGAGTCCGTGCGCGTCGTTGAGCAGCTGCACGGCCGCCTCGACCTCGGCATCCCTTCGCGTCGCATCCCATCCCATCAGAGGAGCGAGAGCATCCGCCAGCTCGGCGAGCACCTCGCCGGTCGCGTCGCCGACGAAGGCGATGCTCGTGCGGCGCAGCACGATGTCGGTCAGGCGCACGACCAGCTCGTGCTCGACCATCCACTCCAGCTCCCGCACCGTCAGCGCACCGCCTGCCAGCGGGCGGTCGTCCTCCTGCTCGATGTGCGCCCACACCTGAGCGGCGCGGGTGCCGTAGCGGGCGAGCAGCTGGTCCGCGCGTGCCGCGTCGGCGCCGGGCAGGTTCGCGTGCTGCCACGCCGCGCGGGCGCGCACCGTGCGCGGGAACCCGTGCCCGCCGCCGATCGGCAGGCCCGCGGTGGAGACCGAGCGGGTGCGGTCCAGCAGCTCGAGCACGCGATCGGCCAGCGCCTCACCCAGGGCCCGGAACGTCGTCCACTTGCCGCCGACCAGGCTCAGCACCGGCGTCGCGCCGCGGTCGTCGAGTTCGATGCGGTAGTCGCGGGAGACGAAGCCGGGGGCGGTGTCCTCGTGGCGGGGGAGAGGACGGATGCCCGAGAACCGGTACACGATCTGCTCACGCGAGACCTCGATGCCGGGGAAGACATGACCGATGAGGTCGAAGAAGTAGTCGACCTCCGCCTCGGTGCACCGGGCAGGTACGCGCGGATCGGCGTCGATGTCGGTGGTGCCGACGAGCACGCGGTCCTTGAGCGGGTAGATCAGCACGATGCGTCCGTCGGAGTGCTCGAAGAAGATCTCTCGTCCGCCGGTGGCGTCGAGAAGCTCGGGGTGGTCCAGCACGATGTGCGAGCCCTTGGTGCCGCCCATGAAGCGGGTGTGCTCACCGAGCGCGTCGTTGGTCAGATCCGTCCACGGGCCGGAGGCGTTCACGATGACGTCGGCGCTGACCGCGAACTCCTCGGCGGTCTCGCGGTCGCGCAGCACGACGGCTTCGCCCTGACGACCCACCGCCTCGACGTAGTTGAGCGCGATCGCGCCGGCGTGGGCGGAGCGGGCGTCCTGCAGCACGTCGAGGGCGAGCCGCTCGGGGTCGTGCATCGACGCGTCGTAGTACGTCGCGGTGTACTTGACCGCCGGGTCGAGCTGGGGCAGCTCCTCAAGCGACTTCCGCCGGCCCAGGAACCGGTGCCGCGGCACGCTGCCGCCGTCGCGCGAGAAGAGGTCGTAGATGGTCAGGCCGGCCTTGATCAGCGCTGCGCCGCGCTCCTGCGGCTTGCCGCCGCGGTGCGTGAGGAAGCGCAGCGGAGCGGTGAGGATCCCCGAGAAGGTCGAGTAGATCGGGATGGTGGTCCGCAACGGCTTGACGTAGTGCGGCGCGATCTTCAGCAGGCCGTTGCGCTCCTGAACCGATTCCCGCACCAGCCGGAACTCACCGTTTTCGAGGTAGCGGATACCGCCGTGGATCATGTGACTGGATGCTGCCGACGCGCCGCTCGCGAAGTCACCCCGGTCGACGATCACCGCATCGATGCCCTGCAGGGCCAGGTCGCGGAACAGCGCGATCCCGTTGATGCCGGCGCCGATTATGAGGACGGTCGTCCGTCCGGCATCCCGCACTGCTCCCAGCTCTGCGTCCCGTCGTGCGCTGCGCGTCGATTCGACCATGATCCGCCCTTCGTCCGCCTCCAGCATCGGTCCGGTGGCAGGATCTTGCAAACGCTCTGCACGAATGTGCAATCCTGGGGTCGGAGGAGGTGCCCATGACCGCGGAAGCCACTCGTCATGATGCGAGGATGACCGCCGCGCTCACCGCTGCGAAGCTGTACTACCTGCAGGACATGACGATGGATGCGATCGCCACGGAGCTCGGCACATCGCGCTCCTCGGTGTCGCGCCTGCTGTCGCACGCCCGTGAGACCGGGCTGGTCGACATTCGCATCAACTCGCCCATCGAACGGGTCGGGCAGCTCGAGGAGCAGTTGCGCACGCGGTACCGGGTCGCCGCGCACATCGTGCCGATACCCGGGATCGTCAACGAGGTCGAGCGACTGGAACGGGTGGTGCTGACCGCGGGGCGCCTGCTGTCGCAGTTCGTCGAGTCGAACATGGTGGTCGGCATCGCCTGGGGATCGACGATCAGCATGCTCAGTCGCTCGCTCGTGCCGAAGGAGACCCACGGCACCACGTTCGTGCAGCTCAACGGCGCCGGCAATGTGCAGACCAGTGGTCTGGAGTACTCCAGCGACATCCTGCAGCGGTTCGGGGCGGCCTTCGGCGCGCAGGTGGAGCAGTTCCCGGTGCCGGCGTTCTTCGACGACCCCGACACCCGCGAGGCCATGTGGAGGGAGCGCAGCACCCGCCGCGTGCTGGCCTTCCAGTCGACGATGGACATCGCCGTGTTCGGCCTCGGCTCGCCCGAGGCCGAGGTGCCCAGCCGCGTGTACGTCGGCGGCTACCTCAGCCGCGATGACTATCGCAGCCTGCGCGAGGATCGTGCGATCGGCGACGTCGCGACGGTGTTCTTCCGAGCGGACGGCAGCTGGAAGGATATCCGGCTCAACGCCCGCTCGACGGGCCCAGGACTCGACCGGCTGCGCCGCGTGCCGCGGCGCGTGTGCATCGTCTCGGGGGCTGCGAAGCTCGGTTCGCTGCGGGCGGCGATCGGTGCCGGGCTGGTCACCGACGTCGTGCTGGACGAGTCGCTCGCGCGGCTGCTCGCCGAGGAGCGCTGACCAGGAGTCCGGATGCCGGGGGCCGGGGGCCGGGGCATCACGTGGAAGCCGAGCGCTCCGGTCCGGCCCGGAACTCACGGATCAGGTGCTGCACGACGCTGTGCAGGTCGCCGCCCGCGGCATCCGCCGTCTCCAGCTGACGCGAGTAGCTTGCGCCGTCGCGCAGGATCGTGCGCACCCCGGCGAGCTCCTCGGCGCAGCCGAGTTCGTGCGCGATCGGCATCAGGTCGTCGACCACCGCGGCGAGGTGCTCGCGCACCGGGATCTGCGAACCCGCGGGATCGACGATCACCCGCGCCTCGAGGCCGTACCGTGCGGCGCGCCACTTGTTCTCGCGGTGGAACCACGGCTGCAGGGTCGTCAGCGGGCGTCCCTCGTCGAGCTCGCGGGAGAAGAACTCCACCAGGCACTGGGTGAGCGCGGCGACCGAGGCGAGCTCGGACAGGGTCGACATCCCGTCGCAGGCACGCACCTCGATGGTGCCCCAGCGGGGCGCCGGGCGGATGTCCCAGCGGATCTCGGACGGATCGGCCAGCACCCCCGTGCGGGTCATGTCATCGACGTAGCCCTCGAACTCGGCCCAGGTGGCCACCTGCCAGGGCAGACCGGCGGTGGGCAGCTGCTGGAAGACGAGTGCGCGGTTGGAGGCGTAGCCGGTGCGCTCTCCTGCCCAATACGGGCTGGAAGCCGACAGCGCCTGCAGGTGCGGCAGGAACGCCGACAGGGCGCCGATGATGGGCAGCACCTTCGCGCGGTTCTCGATGCCGACGTGCACGTGGATGCCCCAGATCATCATGTTCCGTCCCCACCACTGGGTCCGTTCGATGAGCTTGTGATACCGGTTCTTGTCGGTGACGCGCTGGTTGAACCACTGGGCGAACGGGTGGCTCCCAGCCGAGAGCAG
This is a stretch of genomic DNA from Microbacterium sp. YJN-G. It encodes these proteins:
- the glpK gene encoding glycerol kinase GlpK — protein: MADYVLSIDQGTTSSRAIIFDRAGTIVASGQKEHEQILPRAGWVEHDPVEIWQNVQEVIGLALTRAHLTRHDIAAVGIANQRETAVVWDRRTGEPVHNAIVWQDTRTQEIVERLAADGGIDRFKPVVGLPLATYFSGTKVAWILEHVEGARAKADAGELMFGTTDTWVLWNLTGGVDGGVHATDVTNASRTMFMDLETLEWRDDILEAFGVPRSMMPQIRSSSEVYGAAETSSLLRETPIAGILGDQQAATFGQAAFTAGESKNTYGTGCFLIVNTGEEIVHSKNGLLTTVGYKLGDAPAHYALEGSIAVAGSLVQWLRDQLGLISSAPEVEQLAAQVEDNGGVYIVPAFSGLFTPYWRPDARGAIVGLTRFANRNHIARAALEAVAFQTRDVLDAVNADAGVELAELKVDGGMVANDALMQFQADILGVPVVRPVVAETTALGAAYAAGLAVGFWKDLDELRTNWQEDRRWEPALDVEERDRQLRLWRKAVTKSMDWVDDDVR
- a CDS encoding glutamate--cysteine ligase gives rise to the protein MPIEFASSARSTVGLEWEVMLADPVTGDLVGRAPELLTALEEQSAAERHTVTGELLTNTIEVTSGVGATVADAVRDIAAAIAAVRRATDPAGIELLSAGSHPFAQWFNQRVTDKNRYHKLIERTQWWGRNMMIWGIHVHVGIENRAKVLPIIGALSAFLPHLQALSASSPYWAGERTGYASNRALVFQQLPTAGLPWQVATWAEFEGYVDDMTRTGVLADPSEIRWDIRPAPRWGTIEVRACDGMSTLSELASVAALTQCLVEFFSRELDEGRPLTTLQPWFHRENKWRAARYGLEARVIVDPAGSQIPVREHLAAVVDDLMPIAHELGCAEELAGVRTILRDGASYSRQLETADAAGGDLHSVVQHLIREFRAGPERSAST
- a CDS encoding sugar-binding transcriptional regulator — translated: MTAALTAAKLYYLQDMTMDAIATELGTSRSSVSRLLSHARETGLVDIRINSPIERVGQLEEQLRTRYRVAAHIVPIPGIVNEVERLERVVLTAGRLLSQFVESNMVVGIAWGSTISMLSRSLVPKETHGTTFVQLNGAGNVQTSGLEYSSDILQRFGAAFGAQVEQFPVPAFFDDPDTREAMWRERSTRRVLAFQSTMDIAVFGLGSPEAEVPSRVYVGGYLSRDDYRSLREDRAIGDVATVFFRADGSWKDIRLNARSTGPGLDRLRRVPRRVCIVSGAAKLGSLRAAIGAGLVTDVVLDESLARLLAEER
- a CDS encoding glycerol-3-phosphate dehydrogenase/oxidase, which codes for MVESTRSARRDAELGAVRDAGRTTVLIIGAGINGIALFRDLALQGIDAVIVDRGDFASGASAASSHMIHGGIRYLENGEFRLVRESVQERNGLLKIAPHYVKPLRTTIPIYSTFSGILTAPLRFLTHRGGKPQERGAALIKAGLTIYDLFSRDGGSVPRHRFLGRRKSLEELPQLDPAVKYTATYYDASMHDPERLALDVLQDARSAHAGAIALNYVEAVGRQGEAVVLRDRETAEEFAVSADVIVNASGPWTDLTNDALGEHTRFMGGTKGSHIVLDHPELLDATGGREIFFEHSDGRIVLIYPLKDRVLVGTTDIDADPRVPARCTEAEVDYFFDLIGHVFPGIEVSREQIVYRFSGIRPLPRHEDTAPGFVSRDYRIELDDRGATPVLSLVGGKWTTFRALGEALADRVLELLDRTRSVSTAGLPIGGGHGFPRTVRARAAWQHANLPGADAARADQLLARYGTRAAQVWAHIEQEDDRPLAGGALTVRELEWMVEHELVVRLTDIVLRRTSIAFVGDATGEVLAELADALAPLMGWDATRRDAEVEAAVQLLNDAHGLSLAVPARR